Proteins from a genomic interval of Halopseudomonas litoralis:
- the proB gene encoding glutamate 5-kinase: MRDKVVAARRWVVKIGSALLTGDGRALDREAMAIWVRQLAALRDSGVDVVLVSSGAVAAGMTRLGWSERPKSIHRLQAAAAVGQMGLVQAWETSFEAHGLTTAQVLVTHDDLSDRKRYLNARSTLRGLLDLGVIPVINENDTVVTDEIRFGDNDTLGALVANLVEADLLVILTDRDGLFTADPRSNPDAELISRAMADDPKLDAMAGGSAGALGRGGMQTKLRAARLAARSGASTIIVGGRIDQVVARLKAGEQLGTLLLPEKGMLAARKQWLAGHLQTRGRLLIDEGAVRALQGGHSSLLPVGVKAVEGNFRRGEMVVCAGLDGQEIARGLVNYGAQEAARIIGRSSEEIVGVLGYVDEPELVHRENLVLV; this comes from the coding sequence ATGCGTGACAAGGTAGTGGCTGCCCGGCGTTGGGTGGTGAAGATCGGAAGTGCATTGCTGACGGGCGATGGTCGCGCTCTGGACCGTGAAGCCATGGCGATCTGGGTTCGTCAGTTGGCTGCGCTGCGTGACAGTGGTGTGGATGTGGTGCTGGTCTCGTCCGGCGCCGTGGCGGCAGGTATGACCCGGCTGGGCTGGTCCGAGCGCCCGAAGAGTATTCATCGCTTGCAGGCTGCGGCTGCGGTGGGGCAGATGGGGCTGGTTCAGGCTTGGGAGACCAGTTTTGAAGCCCATGGGCTGACAACGGCTCAGGTGTTGGTCACGCATGACGACCTGTCGGATCGCAAGCGCTACCTCAATGCGCGCAGCACCTTGCGGGGGTTGCTGGATCTTGGCGTGATTCCGGTGATCAACGAGAATGATACCGTGGTCACCGACGAGATTCGTTTTGGTGACAACGATACCCTTGGTGCGCTGGTGGCCAACCTGGTTGAGGCGGATCTGCTGGTGATCCTCACCGATCGCGATGGGCTGTTTACCGCTGACCCGCGCAGCAATCCCGATGCTGAACTCATTTCCCGTGCCATGGCGGATGACCCCAAGCTGGATGCCATGGCTGGCGGCAGCGCCGGTGCGTTGGGTCGGGGTGGCATGCAGACCAAGTTGCGCGCTGCGCGGCTGGCGGCTCGCTCAGGGGCCAGTACTATTATCGTCGGCGGGCGCATCGATCAGGTGGTGGCTCGGCTGAAGGCGGGGGAGCAGCTGGGTACACTGTTGCTGCCGGAAAAGGGTATGCTGGCGGCGCGTAAGCAGTGGCTCGCCGGCCATCTGCAGACGCGTGGTCGCTTGCTCATCGATGAGGGGGCGGTGCGTGCATTGCAGGGCGGGCACTCCAGTCTGTTGCCGGTTGGCGTCAAGGCAGTGGAAGGCAACTTCCGTCGCGGTGAGATGGTCGTCTGCGCCGGGCTCGATGGGCAAGAAATCGCACGCGGCCTGGTCAACTATGGCGCGCAGGAGGCGGCACGCATCATCGGCCGGTCCAGTGAGGAGATTGTCGGAGTGCTCGGTTACGTCGATGAGCCGGAGCTGGTGCACCGAGAGAATCTGGTGCTGGTGTAG
- the ileS gene encoding isoleucine--tRNA ligase has product MTDYKATLNLPATDFPMKAGLPVREPETQKRLDSIGLYQKIREISQGRPQFVLHDGPPYANGSIHIGHAVNKIIKDMITRSKTLSGFDAPYVPGWDCHGLPIEHKVETTFGKNQPADKTRERSREYAAKQIEGQKNDFIRLGVLGDWSNPYKTMDFSNEAGEIRALAKMVEGGYVFKGLKPVNWCFDCGSALAEAEVEYQDKKSDAIDVAFVVEDADKLATAFGLDGLPKPASVVIWTTTPWTIPANQALNVHPEFIYALVDTGDSLLVLAEELVESSLQRYSLSGEIIARCEGVALESIRFRHPFYDRFSPVNLADYVETGAGTGIVHSSPAYGEEDFRTCKHYGMENDDILTPVQSNGVYVSDLPFFGGQFIWKANANIVAKLEEVGALLKHEPIEHSYMHCWRHKTPLIYRATAQWFVGMDKIAHDGSSLRRRALDAIENTHFVPAWGQARLHGMIAGRPDWCISRQRNWGVPIPFFLHKESGELHPRTVELMEEVAQRVEQEGIEAWFKLDAAELLGEEAAQYDKVTDTLDVWFDSGTTHWHVMRGSHPMGHEEGPRADLYLEGSDQHRGWFHSSLLTGCMIDGHAPYRGLLTHGFVVDENGRKMSKSLGNVVAPQEVNDSLGADILRLWVSSTDYSGEMAVSKQILQRSADAYRRIRNTARFLLSNLNGFDPRQHALAPEQMLDLDRWAVDRALLLQQEISEAYDTYKFWNVYQKVHNFCVQELGGFYLDIIKDRQYTTGANSTARRSCQTAMYHIAEALVRWIAPILAFTSEELWQYLPGERNESVMLNTWYDGLTALPDDSELDRAFWDQVLAVKIAVNKELENLRNAKVLGGNLQAEVTLYADDQLSATLGRLGDELRFVLITSAARVAPLADAGEDAVATELPELKLSIVKSAHSKCVRCWHFLPDVGSHAEHPEICGRCIENIEWQGEVRQHA; this is encoded by the coding sequence ATGACTGATTACAAAGCGACGCTGAACCTGCCCGCCACGGACTTCCCGATGAAGGCCGGCCTGCCGGTCCGCGAGCCGGAAACCCAGAAACGTCTGGACAGTATCGGCCTCTACCAGAAGATCCGGGAAATCAGCCAGGGTCGCCCGCAATTCGTGCTGCATGATGGCCCGCCCTATGCCAACGGCAGCATTCATATCGGTCACGCGGTCAACAAGATCATCAAGGACATGATTACCCGGTCCAAGACTCTGTCCGGCTTTGATGCGCCCTACGTACCGGGTTGGGACTGCCACGGTCTGCCGATCGAGCACAAGGTCGAGACCACCTTCGGCAAGAACCAGCCGGCGGACAAGACCCGTGAACGCAGTCGCGAATATGCCGCCAAGCAGATTGAAGGCCAGAAGAACGACTTCATTCGCCTCGGTGTGCTGGGTGACTGGAGCAACCCCTACAAGACCATGGATTTCTCCAATGAAGCGGGCGAAATCCGTGCGTTGGCGAAAATGGTCGAAGGCGGCTATGTGTTCAAGGGCCTGAAACCGGTCAACTGGTGCTTTGACTGTGGGTCGGCGTTGGCCGAAGCGGAAGTCGAATATCAGGATAAGAAATCTGACGCCATCGACGTGGCTTTTGTCGTCGAGGATGCCGATAAACTGGCCACCGCCTTTGGTCTGGACGGCTTGCCCAAGCCCGCCAGCGTTGTCATCTGGACCACCACCCCCTGGACCATCCCGGCCAACCAGGCGCTGAACGTTCATCCCGAGTTCATCTATGCGCTGGTTGATACCGGCGACAGCCTGCTGGTACTGGCCGAAGAGCTGGTTGAATCCAGTCTGCAGCGCTATAGTCTGAGCGGCGAGATCATCGCCCGTTGCGAAGGTGTGGCGCTGGAGAGTATTCGCTTCCGCCACCCGTTCTATGATCGCTTTTCGCCGGTGAACCTGGCGGACTACGTCGAGACCGGCGCTGGTACCGGCATCGTCCACTCATCCCCGGCCTATGGTGAGGAAGACTTCCGTACCTGCAAGCACTACGGCATGGAGAACGATGACATTCTCACGCCGGTGCAGAGCAACGGTGTCTATGTCAGTGACCTGCCGTTCTTCGGTGGCCAGTTTATCTGGAAAGCCAACGCCAATATCGTCGCCAAGCTGGAAGAAGTCGGCGCGCTGCTCAAGCATGAGCCGATCGAGCACAGCTACATGCATTGCTGGCGCCACAAGACGCCGCTGATCTACCGCGCCACTGCACAGTGGTTCGTCGGTATGGACAAGATTGCTCACGATGGCAGCTCCCTGCGTCGTCGCGCTCTGGATGCTATCGAAAACACGCACTTCGTTCCTGCCTGGGGCCAGGCGCGCCTGCACGGCATGATCGCCGGTCGCCCGGATTGGTGTATCTCCCGTCAGCGTAACTGGGGCGTGCCTATCCCGTTCTTCCTGCACAAGGAAAGCGGTGAATTGCACCCACGCACTGTCGAACTGATGGAAGAGGTCGCACAGCGCGTTGAGCAAGAGGGCATCGAAGCCTGGTTCAAGCTCGATGCTGCAGAGCTGCTCGGTGAAGAAGCCGCCCAGTACGACAAGGTCACCGACACCCTGGATGTGTGGTTCGACTCCGGCACCACCCACTGGCACGTCATGCGCGGCTCGCACCCCATGGGTCACGAAGAAGGCCCACGTGCCGACCTGTATCTGGAAGGCTCAGACCAGCATCGTGGCTGGTTCCATTCGTCGCTTTTGACCGGGTGCATGATCGATGGGCACGCGCCTTATCGTGGTCTGCTGACCCACGGCTTCGTAGTCGATGAGAACGGCCGCAAGATGTCCAAGTCGCTGGGCAACGTGGTCGCTCCGCAGGAGGTCAACGACAGCCTGGGTGCCGACATTCTGCGTTTGTGGGTGTCCTCGACCGACTACTCCGGTGAGATGGCCGTCTCCAAGCAGATTCTGCAGCGCAGCGCCGATGCCTATCGCCGTATCCGCAATACCGCACGCTTCCTGCTGTCCAACCTCAACGGTTTCGACCCCAGGCAGCACGCTCTAGCACCCGAGCAGATGCTCGATCTGGACCGCTGGGCCGTGGATCGTGCGCTGTTGCTGCAACAGGAAATCAGCGAAGCCTACGACACCTACAAATTCTGGAATGTCTACCAGAAGGTGCATAACTTCTGCGTGCAGGAGCTGGGCGGTTTCTATCTGGATATCATCAAGGATCGCCAGTACACCACCGGTGCCAACAGCACGGCGCGGCGCTCCTGTCAGACCGCCATGTACCACATTGCCGAGGCGCTGGTGCGCTGGATCGCGCCGATTCTGGCCTTTACCTCCGAAGAGCTCTGGCAGTATCTGCCGGGCGAGCGTAACGAGTCGGTGATGCTCAACACCTGGTACGACGGCCTGACGGCGCTGCCGGATGACAGCGAGCTGGATCGTGCTTTCTGGGATCAGGTGCTGGCGGTCAAGATCGCCGTCAACAAGGAGCTGGAGAACCTGCGTAACGCCAAGGTGCTGGGCGGCAACCTGCAGGCTGAAGTGACCCTGTATGCTGACGATCAGCTCAGCGCCACTTTGGGCAGGCTGGGTGATGAGCTGCGTTTTGTTCTGATCACCTCGGCCGCCCGGGTTGCGCCGCTGGCCGACGCCGGTGAAGACGCTGTGGCAACCGAGCTGCCGGAGCTGAAGCTGAGCATCGTCAAGTCAGCGCACAGCAAATGCGTACGCTGCTGGCATTTCCTGCCGGACGTGGGCAGTCATGCCGAGCACCCGGAAATCTGCGGTCGCTGCATAGAGAACATCGAATGGCAGGGCGAGGTTCGCCAGCATGCCTGA
- a CDS encoding polyprenyl synthetase family protein: MTTLPFYNAVTDDFEAVNQLIMRQLHSRVPLVEKIGSYIISAGGKRLRPLVVLLGARACGLTDTRPHTLAAIIEFMHTSTLLHDDVVDTSDLRRGRSTANALWGNAASVLVGDFLYSRSFEMMVELDDMRIMQVLAGATNVIAEGEVLQLSKVRDANTDEATYMEVIRSKTAMLFEASTHTAAILAGAPTEQAEALRRYGDALGIAFQLVDDLLDYNGDADAMGKNVGDDLAEGKPTLPLIYTMREGTAEQASLVRKAIQKGGSDDIAPIREAVESSGALEYTAKLAHQHADEAINLLQVLPPSIYRDALEQLARFAVDRSF; this comes from the coding sequence ATGACGACCCTGCCTTTTTACAATGCAGTCACGGATGATTTCGAGGCTGTAAACCAGTTGATCATGCGTCAACTGCACTCCCGCGTCCCCCTCGTTGAGAAAATCGGCAGCTATATCATCAGCGCCGGCGGCAAACGACTTCGCCCTCTGGTAGTACTGCTGGGTGCGCGTGCCTGCGGTTTGACTGATACTCGCCCGCATACCCTGGCCGCGATCATTGAGTTCATGCACACCTCGACTCTGCTGCACGACGATGTGGTCGATACATCCGACCTGCGCCGGGGCCGCTCCACCGCCAACGCTTTGTGGGGCAACGCCGCGAGTGTACTGGTAGGTGACTTTCTGTATTCACGCTCCTTCGAGATGATGGTCGAACTCGATGACATGCGCATCATGCAGGTACTGGCCGGCGCGACCAACGTGATTGCCGAGGGCGAAGTCCTGCAGTTATCGAAGGTGCGTGACGCCAATACTGATGAAGCCACCTATATGGAGGTCATTCGCAGCAAGACCGCCATGCTGTTCGAGGCCTCGACCCACACCGCAGCCATCCTGGCCGGTGCGCCAACGGAGCAGGCCGAAGCTCTGCGCCGTTACGGTGACGCTCTGGGCATCGCCTTTCAGCTGGTGGACGACCTGCTGGACTACAACGGCGACGCCGACGCCATGGGCAAGAACGTTGGCGACGACCTGGCCGAAGGCAAGCCCACACTACCGCTGATCTATACCATGCGCGAAGGCACCGCCGAACAGGCCAGTCTGGTACGCAAGGCCATTCAGAAAGGCGGCAGCGACGATATCGCACCGATCCGCGAGGCCGTTGAAAGCAGCGGTGCGCTGGAATACACCGCCAAACTGGCCCATCAGCATGCCGATGAGGCCATCAACCTGCTGCAGGTTCTACCGCCGTCCATCTACCGAGACGCGCTGGAGCAACTGGCGCGATTCGCGGTAGATCGGTCTTTCTGA
- the cgtA gene encoding Obg family GTPase CgtA, whose protein sequence is MKFVDEVSITVKAGDGGNGCMSFRREKFIPKGGPDGGDGGDGGSIFLEADPNLNTLVDYRYTRRFNAKRGENGRGSDCTGAKGEEMILAVPVGTTVVDAGTQEIIGDLTEPGQRLLVAQGGFHGLGNTRYKSSVNRAPRQTSNGSLGELRDLKLELKVLADVGLLGLPNAGKSTFIRAVSAAKPKVADYPFTTMVPNLGVVDVGQLRSFVIADIPGVIAGAAEGAGLGTRFLKHLSRTRLLLHLVDMAPLDQSDPVEAVETIIHELGKFSPALTLRERWLVLNKCDQLLEDEQQAILDDVVERLEWEGPVFVISAAERQGTQELAKAVMNWLDERGLRMQEDEEYAAQVAELDQQIEEEARAHIQELDDRRARRKAGLDDADDDEDLDDDDDEDGPEIFYVQ, encoded by the coding sequence ATGAAATTCGTAGATGAAGTATCCATTACGGTAAAGGCCGGTGATGGTGGTAACGGGTGCATGAGTTTTCGGCGGGAAAAGTTCATTCCCAAAGGTGGCCCTGACGGCGGTGATGGCGGTGATGGCGGCTCCATCTTTCTGGAAGCTGACCCCAATCTGAATACCCTGGTCGACTATCGCTACACCCGACGTTTCAACGCCAAGCGTGGTGAGAACGGTCGTGGCTCCGATTGTACTGGCGCCAAGGGTGAGGAAATGATCCTGGCGGTTCCGGTGGGGACCACGGTGGTCGATGCTGGCACCCAGGAGATCATCGGCGACCTGACCGAGCCGGGCCAGCGTCTGCTGGTAGCTCAGGGTGGCTTCCATGGTCTCGGCAATACCCGCTACAAATCCAGTGTCAACCGCGCTCCCCGGCAGACCTCGAACGGCAGTCTGGGCGAATTGCGTGATCTCAAGCTGGAGCTGAAAGTGCTGGCAGACGTGGGTCTGCTGGGGCTGCCCAACGCTGGCAAGAGTACCTTTATTCGTGCGGTCTCCGCGGCCAAGCCCAAAGTGGCTGATTATCCTTTCACGACCATGGTGCCCAATCTGGGTGTGGTGGATGTCGGGCAGTTACGCAGCTTCGTCATTGCTGACATTCCGGGAGTGATTGCCGGGGCTGCCGAAGGTGCTGGGTTGGGAACGCGTTTTCTCAAGCACTTGTCGCGCACGCGATTGTTGCTGCATCTGGTGGACATGGCGCCGCTGGATCAGAGTGATCCGGTCGAGGCGGTCGAGACCATTATTCATGAGCTCGGTAAATTCAGTCCGGCCCTGACGCTGCGTGAGCGTTGGTTGGTGCTGAACAAGTGCGATCAGTTGCTGGAAGATGAACAGCAGGCGATTCTTGATGACGTGGTCGAGCGGCTTGAGTGGGAAGGGCCGGTGTTCGTCATTTCAGCAGCTGAGCGCCAGGGTACTCAGGAGTTGGCCAAGGCGGTGATGAACTGGCTTGATGAGCGCGGCCTGCGGATGCAGGAGGATGAAGAGTACGCTGCGCAGGTTGCCGAGCTGGATCAGCAGATCGAAGAAGAGGCGCGTGCACACATCCAGGAGTTGGACGATCGCCGGGCGCGTCGCAAGGCGGGTCTTGACGACGCGGATGATGACGAGGATCTCGACGATGATGATGATGAAGATGGTCCGGAAATTTTCTACGTGCAGTGA
- the rplU gene encoding 50S ribosomal protein L21, which translates to MYAVIVTGGKQYKVAEGEYLRVEKLEAETGASIEFDRVLLIGNGDDVTIGAPVVEGAKVTAEISAHGRGDKIRIIKFRRRKHHMKRMGHRQWYTEIKITGISA; encoded by the coding sequence ATGTACGCAGTAATTGTTACTGGTGGCAAGCAGTACAAGGTCGCCGAAGGCGAATACCTGAGAGTAGAGAAGCTGGAAGCCGAAACCGGCGCCAGCATTGAGTTCGATCGTGTACTGCTGATCGGTAACGGTGATGACGTCACCATCGGTGCGCCGGTCGTCGAAGGTGCCAAGGTGACTGCTGAAATCAGCGCTCATGGCCGTGGCGATAAGATCCGGATCATCAAGTTCCGTCGTCGTAAGCACCACATGAAGCGCATGGGCCACCGTCAGTGGTACACCGAAATCAAGATCACCGGCATCTCTGCCTAA
- the rpmA gene encoding 50S ribosomal protein L27 — MAHKKAGGSTRNGRDSEAKRLGVKMYGGQTIVPGNIIVRQRGTQFHAGKNVGMGKDHTLFAKAGGVIKFEVKGEFNRRYVSVVAG, encoded by the coding sequence ATGGCACACAAAAAAGCAGGCGGTTCCACACGTAACGGTCGCGATTCAGAAGCCAAACGCCTTGGCGTGAAAATGTACGGCGGCCAGACCATCGTACCTGGCAACATTATCGTCCGTCAGCGTGGCACCCAGTTCCACGCCGGCAAGAACGTTGGCATGGGCAAGGATCACACTCTGTTTGCCAAGGCTGGCGGCGTGATCAAGTTTGAAGTCAAGGGTGAGTTCAACCGTCGCTACGTCAGTGTCGTAGCCGGCTGA
- the ribF gene encoding bifunctional riboflavin kinase/FAD synthetase: MELVRGLHNLRPRHRGCVATIGNFDGVHAGHQAILNRLSRHAARLGLPGCVVIFEPQPREYFAPHSAPPRLTRLRDKLALLEEQGVDRVLCLAFNRRLRELSADEFIQQVLIEGLGVRHLEVGDDFRFGCDRAGDFELLKASGKRSGFTVESANTVAESGERISSSRVRQVLAEGDFAQAERLLGRPFSITGRVLHGQKLGRTLGAPTANVQLKRLSAPLNGVYRVSVELDGINQIGVASIGSRPSVNGDGQAHLEVHLLDFSGDLYGRRLTVVFHEKLRDEQKFGSLDDLQAAIKADFATARAQWAAELNK, encoded by the coding sequence ATGGAACTGGTCCGCGGCCTGCATAATCTGCGCCCCCGTCATCGTGGGTGCGTGGCGACAATTGGTAATTTCGACGGCGTGCATGCCGGGCATCAGGCGATTCTCAATCGTCTGAGTCGTCATGCTGCACGTCTGGGGTTGCCGGGTTGCGTGGTGATTTTCGAGCCGCAACCCAGAGAATACTTCGCCCCCCACAGCGCACCTCCACGCCTGACTCGCTTGCGCGACAAGCTCGCCTTGCTGGAAGAGCAGGGTGTTGATCGGGTGCTGTGCCTGGCATTCAATCGTCGCCTGCGAGAGCTCAGTGCGGATGAATTCATTCAGCAGGTGCTGATCGAAGGTCTGGGTGTGCGACACCTCGAAGTCGGTGATGATTTTCGCTTCGGCTGTGATCGTGCCGGTGACTTCGAGCTGTTGAAAGCCAGCGGCAAGCGCAGCGGCTTTACCGTTGAGTCAGCCAATACCGTTGCCGAAAGTGGTGAGCGCATCAGCAGCAGCCGTGTACGCCAGGTATTGGCTGAAGGCGATTTTGCCCAGGCCGAGCGTCTGCTGGGTCGCCCGTTCAGTATTACCGGTCGGGTATTGCATGGCCAGAAGTTGGGTCGAACCTTGGGCGCCCCGACGGCCAACGTTCAGCTCAAGCGCCTCAGTGCGCCCCTGAATGGGGTATATCGGGTCAGCGTCGAGCTGGACGGTATCAACCAGATCGGCGTGGCCAGTATTGGCAGCCGTCCCTCGGTGAATGGCGATGGTCAGGCGCATCTGGAGGTCCACTTGCTGGACTTCAGCGGCGACCTGTACGGGCGCCGCCTTACCGTGGTATTCCATGAAAAACTGCGTGACGAACAGAAGTTCGGCTCGCTGGATGATCTGCAAGCTGCCATCAAGGCCGATTTTGCCACCGCACGAGCCCAGTGGGCCGCCGAATTGAACAAGTGA
- the murJ gene encoding murein biosynthesis integral membrane protein MurJ produces the protein MTDTTPPAAPERKAPSLLRSGMVVSIMTLLSRILGMVRDVVVAAYFGSKSEADAFFIAFKIPNFLRRLFAEGAFAQAFVPVLSEYRTRFTLAEVQNLVNRVSGTLGVTLAGITLLGVAGAPVLITLFAPGFHGQTEKLALATDMLRITFPYLFLISLTALCGSILNSYGRFAVPAFTPVLLNLSMIGATLFLTPYFDQPIMALAWGVFIAGIAQLLFQLPFLAQIKLLPVPRPDRRHEGVKRIMTLMVPALFGVSVSQINLLLDTVLASFLQTGSISWLYYADRLSELPLGAFGIAIGTVILPALSRQHAGEDPKAFAATLDWAVRMVLLVGVPAALALLLLAEPLIATLFHYGAMTEGDVVQSANALRAYAVGVMTFMLIKVLAPGYFARQDMKTPVKIAITCMGANMVFNLILVWPLAHAGLALATSMSALLNAGLLWWGLRKAGIYQAQPGWLLFTLRLVLACVALAVVVLWLVPGVEQWFLWGWQQKVWQMSILVAAGIGVFIATLAASGMRVNHLRR, from the coding sequence ATGACCGATACAACTCCCCCTGCCGCGCCCGAGCGCAAAGCGCCCAGTCTGCTGCGATCCGGCATGGTGGTCAGCATCATGACCCTGCTATCTCGGATACTGGGTATGGTGCGCGATGTGGTGGTGGCGGCGTACTTCGGCTCAAAATCCGAAGCGGATGCTTTCTTCATTGCCTTCAAGATCCCCAACTTCCTGCGTCGTCTGTTTGCCGAAGGTGCATTTGCCCAGGCTTTTGTCCCTGTGCTGTCGGAATACCGCACTCGCTTCACTCTTGCCGAGGTGCAGAATCTGGTGAACCGGGTGAGCGGCACGCTGGGAGTGACCCTGGCCGGGATCACTCTGCTTGGGGTAGCTGGCGCGCCGGTGCTGATTACACTGTTTGCACCCGGCTTTCATGGCCAGACGGAAAAGCTCGCGCTGGCCACGGACATGCTGCGCATCACCTTTCCTTACCTGTTTCTGATTTCGTTGACAGCGCTGTGCGGATCCATTCTCAACAGCTATGGCCGCTTTGCAGTGCCGGCTTTCACGCCGGTGTTGCTCAACCTGAGCATGATCGGCGCGACCCTGTTCCTGACGCCGTACTTCGACCAGCCGATCATGGCGCTGGCCTGGGGTGTGTTCATCGCCGGTATCGCACAGCTGTTGTTTCAGTTGCCGTTCCTGGCACAGATAAAGCTGTTGCCGGTGCCGCGCCCGGACCGCCGCCATGAAGGCGTGAAGCGCATCATGACGTTGATGGTGCCGGCGCTGTTTGGCGTCTCGGTAAGCCAGATCAATCTATTGTTGGATACGGTTCTGGCCTCATTTCTGCAGACCGGCAGTATTTCCTGGTTGTACTACGCCGACCGGCTGTCGGAGCTGCCTCTCGGTGCGTTCGGTATCGCTATCGGCACCGTGATCTTGCCAGCGCTGTCCCGCCAGCATGCCGGTGAGGATCCGAAAGCCTTTGCCGCGACCCTGGATTGGGCGGTGCGCATGGTGCTGCTGGTTGGCGTTCCGGCCGCCCTGGCATTGTTGCTGCTGGCTGAACCCTTGATCGCAACGCTGTTTCACTACGGCGCCATGACCGAAGGTGATGTGGTGCAGTCGGCCAACGCCCTGCGCGCTTACGCAGTGGGAGTGATGACCTTTATGCTGATCAAGGTGCTGGCGCCTGGGTATTTCGCCCGTCAGGACATGAAGACGCCGGTGAAGATCGCCATCACCTGCATGGGCGCAAACATGGTCTTCAACCTGATTCTGGTCTGGCCGCTGGCGCATGCCGGGCTGGCACTGGCGACCTCGATGTCTGCTTTGCTCAATGCCGGCCTGCTGTGGTGGGGGTTGCGCAAGGCTGGTATCTATCAGGCCCAGCCGGGCTGGTTGCTGTTCACGCTGCGGCTGGTACTGGCCTGTGTTGCCTTGGCGGTGGTGGTGCTGTGGTTGGTGCCGGGTGTGGAACAATGGTTCCTTTGGGGGTGGCAGCAGAAGGTCTGGCAGATGAGCATTCTGGTGGCGGCGGGTATTGGTGTGTTCATTGCCACCTTGGCAGCGAGCGGGATGCGGGTGAATCACCTGCGTCGCTGA
- the rpsT gene encoding 30S ribosomal protein S20, which translates to MANSPQAKKRAKQAEKRRNHNASLRSMVRTYIKNVVKAIDAKDLEQAKTAYTAAVPVIDRMADKGIINKNKAARHKSRLNAHIKAMATAA; encoded by the coding sequence GTGGCCAACTCACCTCAAGCCAAGAAACGCGCCAAGCAGGCCGAGAAGCGCCGCAATCACAATGCAAGCCTGCGCTCCATGGTTCGTACCTACATCAAGAACGTAGTCAAGGCGATCGACGCCAAAGACCTCGAGCAAGCCAAAACCGCCTATACTGCAGCTGTTCCGGTCATCGACCGCATGGCTGACAAAGGCATCATCAACAAGAACAAGGCCGCTCGCCACAAGAGCCGCCTGAACGCACACATCAAGGCCATGGCTACTGCCGCCTGA
- the lspA gene encoding signal peptidase II has protein sequence MPEARRSGLVWLWLSAVVIALDLLSKWVAESSLSLYQQVSVIDGLFSFMLAYNTGAAFSFLSDAGGWQRWFFAAIAVGVSVMLLVWLARLARDKWLEAMALSLILGGALGNLYDRMVHGHVVDFILVHWQQSWFFPAFNIADSAITVGAALMILDMFRPKAKTA, from the coding sequence ATGCCTGAGGCGCGTCGTAGCGGCTTGGTATGGCTATGGCTCAGTGCTGTGGTCATCGCGCTGGATCTGCTGAGCAAATGGGTTGCCGAGTCGAGCCTCAGTCTGTATCAGCAGGTGTCGGTGATCGACGGTTTGTTCAGCTTCATGCTGGCCTATAATACTGGCGCTGCCTTCAGTTTCCTGTCGGATGCCGGTGGCTGGCAGCGTTGGTTCTTTGCCGCGATCGCGGTGGGTGTCAGTGTCATGCTGCTGGTCTGGCTGGCCCGGCTGGCCCGGGATAAATGGCTGGAAGCCATGGCGCTGAGCCTGATTCTGGGTGGCGCGCTGGGTAATCTGTATGACCGCATGGTGCACGGCCATGTAGTGGATTTCATTCTGGTGCATTGGCAGCAGAGCTGGTTCTTCCCGGCATTCAATATCGCCGACAGCGCCATCACTGTAGGGGCGGCACTGATGATTCTGGACATGTTTCGGCCCAAGGCGAAAACCGCGTAG
- a CDS encoding FKBP-type peptidyl-prolyl cis-trans isomerase yields the protein MSTTFETDEQRVSYGIGRQMGDQLLSSNIPDLAVDLVMAGLRDAYTQQPSQVEEAAMQAAFQTLQGKMQALAEDSARAAGKAGLEFLERNATRDGVVTLPSGLQYEVVNAGTGATPAASSTVRTHYEGTLISGEVFDSSYKRGQPAEFPVGGVIAGWTEALQLMQEGAKWRLYIPSNLAYGERAAGSIPPHSTLIFDIELIEVL from the coding sequence ATGAGCACTACATTCGAAACCGATGAGCAACGCGTGAGCTACGGCATTGGCCGCCAGATGGGCGACCAGCTGCTGTCCAGTAATATTCCTGATCTGGCCGTTGATCTGGTCATGGCTGGCCTGCGTGATGCGTACACTCAACAGCCCAGCCAGGTTGAAGAGGCGGCCATGCAGGCGGCTTTCCAGACCCTGCAAGGCAAGATGCAGGCGCTGGCTGAGGACTCCGCTCGTGCCGCAGGCAAGGCTGGTCTGGAGTTTCTCGAGCGCAACGCGACGCGTGACGGCGTAGTGACGCTGCCATCCGGTCTGCAGTACGAAGTGGTCAATGCCGGTACCGGTGCTACACCGGCCGCCAGCTCCACCGTGCGCACCCATTACGAAGGCACGCTGATCAGCGGCGAAGTGTTCGACAGTTCCTACAAGCGCGGCCAGCCGGCCGAGTTCCCGGTAGGTGGGGTCATTGCTGGTTGGACTGAAGCGCTGCAGCTGATGCAAGAAGGCGCCAAATGGCGTCTGTACATTCCTTCCAATCTGGCTTACGGCGAGCGCGCCGCCGGCAGCATCCCGCCGCACAGCACGCTGATCTTCGATATCGAGCTGATCGAGGTACTGTAA